In the Ramlibacter tataouinensis TTB310 genome, one interval contains:
- the ppk1 gene encoding polyphosphate kinase 1 — MSPAVPSEDSPVALLDRDHSILAFNERVLDWARRSDVPLLERLRYLCIVSSNLDEFFEVRAAPHLAALQAGDLKGTYTVESFRALAAAAHRLVERQYAVYNDELTPAFAQEGIEIVSHGDRDAAQRRWVDEYFDREVRPLLVPVGLDPAHPFPLVANKSLNFIVRLSGQDAFGRENEIAIVKVPRVLPRLIRMPAKVSGKKTLLVSLSSVIRAHLQDLFPGREVGHFSQFRVTRHSDLAVDEDEVRNLRTALRLGLQQRHYGEAVRLEVSAGCTDHLAEFLLRQFELPPGALYRVAGPVNLVRLVQLIDLVDAPRLLFAPYKASYPAQLVQGTSIFEQLRQRDVLIHQPFESFDGVLDFLREAVGDPQVLAIRQTIYRTGADPVLIDLLREAVRRGKEVMAVVELKARFDEEANINWAEQLESVGAQVVYGVVGLKTHAKMLLVTRREGRQLARYAHLSTGNYNPRTARLYTDLSLLTADGPLTRDVEALFVHLAGQSRLPKLHRVWVAPFQLHRKLIEKVDVLGAAAARGVAARIVLKMNALTDEPLMLALVRAGRQGARIDLIVRGACMLPAQVAGLTDNIRVRSVIGRFLEHSRVFYFRAGEEEEVYLSSADWMNRNMLRRIELAWPVTQPALRQRVIDECLVPYLHDDRDAWDLRPDGSYRRAPRAEDPAALGAQAALMARHAARPGI; from the coding sequence ATGAGCCCCGCCGTGCCGTCCGAGGACAGCCCGGTCGCGTTACTCGACCGCGACCACAGCATCCTGGCCTTCAACGAGCGGGTGCTGGACTGGGCCCGGCGGTCCGACGTGCCCCTGCTGGAACGCCTGCGCTACCTGTGCATCGTCTCGTCCAACCTGGACGAGTTCTTCGAGGTGCGCGCAGCGCCGCACCTGGCGGCGCTGCAGGCCGGCGACCTCAAGGGCACCTACACGGTCGAGTCCTTCCGGGCGCTGGCCGCGGCGGCGCACCGGCTGGTGGAGCGCCAGTACGCGGTCTACAACGACGAGCTCACGCCGGCGTTCGCGCAGGAGGGCATCGAGATCGTGTCGCACGGCGACCGCGACGCGGCGCAGCGGCGCTGGGTGGACGAGTACTTCGACCGCGAGGTGCGGCCGCTGCTGGTGCCGGTGGGGCTGGACCCCGCGCACCCCTTCCCGCTGGTGGCCAACAAGTCGCTGAACTTCATCGTGCGCCTGTCCGGCCAGGACGCCTTCGGCCGCGAGAACGAGATCGCCATCGTCAAGGTGCCGCGCGTGCTGCCGCGGCTGATCCGGATGCCGGCCAAGGTCTCGGGCAAGAAGACGCTGCTCGTCTCGCTGTCCAGCGTGATCCGCGCGCACCTGCAGGACCTGTTCCCCGGGCGGGAGGTGGGCCACTTCTCGCAGTTCCGCGTCACCCGCCACTCCGACCTGGCGGTGGACGAGGACGAGGTGCGCAACCTGCGCACCGCGCTGCGGCTGGGCCTGCAGCAGCGCCACTACGGCGAAGCCGTGCGCCTGGAGGTGTCGGCCGGCTGCACCGACCACCTGGCCGAGTTCCTGCTGCGCCAATTCGAGCTGCCGCCCGGCGCGCTGTACCGGGTGGCCGGGCCGGTGAACCTGGTGCGCCTCGTGCAGCTGATCGACCTGGTGGACGCGCCGCGGCTGCTGTTCGCGCCCTACAAGGCGTCCTACCCGGCCCAGCTGGTGCAGGGCACCTCCATCTTCGAGCAGCTGCGCCAGCGCGACGTGCTGATCCACCAGCCGTTCGAGAGCTTCGACGGCGTGCTGGACTTCCTGCGCGAGGCGGTGGGCGACCCGCAGGTGCTGGCGATCCGCCAGACCATCTACCGCACCGGCGCCGACCCGGTGCTGATCGACCTGCTGCGCGAGGCGGTGCGGCGCGGCAAGGAGGTGATGGCGGTGGTCGAGCTGAAAGCGCGCTTCGACGAGGAGGCCAACATCAACTGGGCCGAGCAGCTCGAATCGGTCGGCGCGCAGGTGGTGTACGGCGTGGTCGGCCTGAAGACCCACGCCAAGATGCTGCTGGTCACGCGGCGCGAGGGACGGCAGCTGGCGCGCTACGCCCACCTGTCCACCGGCAACTACAACCCGCGCACCGCCCGGCTCTATACCGACCTCAGCCTGCTCACCGCCGACGGCCCGCTCACCCGCGACGTGGAGGCCCTTTTCGTGCACCTGGCTGGCCAGAGCCGGCTGCCCAAGCTGCACCGGGTCTGGGTCGCGCCGTTCCAGCTGCACCGCAAGCTGATCGAGAAGGTCGACGTGCTGGGCGCGGCGGCGGCGCGCGGCGTGGCCGCGCGCATCGTGCTGAAGATGAACGCGCTCACCGACGAGCCGCTGATGCTGGCGCTGGTGCGCGCCGGCCGGCAGGGGGCCAGGATCGACCTGATCGTGCGGGGCGCCTGCATGCTGCCGGCCCAGGTGGCCGGCCTGACCGACAACATCCGCGTGCGCTCGGTGATCGGGCGCTTCCTCGAGCACTCGCGCGTGTTCTACTTCCGCGCCGGCGAGGAGGAGGAGGTGTACCTGTCCAGCGCCGACTGGATGAACCGCAACATGCTGCGGCGCATCGAGCTGGCCTGGCCGGTGACCCAGCCGGCGCTGCGCCAGCGCGTCATCGACGAATGCCTGGTGCCCTACCTGCACGACGACCGCGACGCCTGGGACCTGCGGCCGGACGGCAGCTACCGCCGGGCGCCGCGCGCGGAGGACCCGGCCGCCCTGGGCGCGCAGGCCGCCCTGATGGCCCGCCATGCCGCCAGGCCCGGCATATAG
- a CDS encoding DMT family transporter, protein MTPATRRLGAYACLALSMSLVGSYVALSKPLAAAIPVFLLAWLRFGIGALAMLHWLPKPAHEAPLSARTRLLLFLESFLGNFLFSICMLFGVSLTSAVSAGVIMAAIPAAVAVMSWAFLRERIAPRVWGAVACAALGIALLAWAKPAQDGAGAGAARFWLGNLLVFGAVLCEAAYAVIGKKLTGALGPKRISSLINLWGLLLVTPFGLYAAASFDFGTVRPGTWALLVFYSLAASVWTVWLWMTGLKHVPAAESGVFTVMLPVSAALVGVLALGESLAGLQLLALGIALLGVLLATLPVRAAGAAAGR, encoded by the coding sequence ATGACCCCCGCCACGCGCCGGCTCGGCGCCTATGCCTGCCTTGCCCTCAGCATGTCGCTGGTGGGAAGCTACGTGGCGCTGTCCAAGCCGCTGGCCGCCGCCATCCCCGTGTTCCTGCTGGCCTGGCTGCGCTTCGGCATCGGCGCGCTCGCCATGCTGCACTGGCTGCCCAAGCCGGCCCACGAGGCGCCGCTGTCGGCCCGCACGCGGCTGCTGCTGTTCCTGGAATCGTTCCTCGGCAACTTCCTGTTCTCCATCTGCATGCTGTTCGGCGTCAGCCTGACCAGCGCGGTGTCGGCCGGCGTGATCATGGCCGCCATCCCGGCGGCGGTGGCGGTGATGAGCTGGGCCTTCCTGCGCGAGCGCATCGCGCCGCGGGTGTGGGGCGCCGTCGCCTGCGCCGCACTGGGCATCGCCCTGCTGGCCTGGGCCAAGCCGGCGCAGGACGGTGCCGGCGCGGGCGCGGCGCGGTTCTGGCTGGGCAACCTGCTGGTGTTCGGCGCCGTGCTGTGCGAGGCCGCCTATGCCGTGATCGGCAAGAAGCTCACCGGCGCGCTGGGACCCAAGCGCATCAGCTCGCTGATCAACCTGTGGGGCCTGCTGCTGGTCACGCCCTTCGGGCTGTACGCCGCCGCCAGCTTCGATTTCGGTACCGTGCGCCCGGGTACCTGGGCGCTGCTGGTGTTCTATTCCCTGGCCGCCAGCGTCTGGACCGTGTGGCTGTGGATGACCGGCCTCAAGCACGTGCCGGCGGCCGAGAGCGGCGTCTTCACCGTGATGCTGCCGGTGTCGGCCGCCCTGGTGGGCGTGCTCGCGCTGGGCGAAAGCCTGGCCGGGCTGCAGCTGCTGGCGCTGGGCATCGCCCTGCTGGGCGTGCTGCTGGCGACGCTGCCGGTGAGGGCGGCGGGGGCGGCGGCCGGGCGCTGA
- a CDS encoding Lrp/AsnC family transcriptional regulator — MSTEITETDVYDARILGELQQDARISMAELGRRVHLSQPAVTERVRKLELQGVIKGYRAVVDHQRLGYGIRALVRVGRAEYARVVRLIEQTPEVVNAWNVTGEDSWILEIAVIDVAHLDAVVTKFCILTETSTCIVLNAPRENAPLLPARRENIRPTIRKVTGR, encoded by the coding sequence ATGTCGACAGAAATCACCGAAACCGACGTCTACGACGCCCGCATCCTGGGCGAGCTGCAGCAGGACGCGCGCATCAGCATGGCGGAGCTGGGACGCCGGGTGCACCTGAGCCAGCCGGCGGTCACCGAGCGGGTGCGCAAGCTGGAGCTGCAAGGCGTCATCAAGGGCTACCGGGCCGTGGTCGACCACCAGCGGCTGGGCTACGGCATCCGCGCCCTGGTGCGCGTCGGCCGGGCCGAGTACGCCCGGGTGGTGCGCCTGATCGAGCAGACGCCGGAAGTGGTGAACGCCTGGAACGTGACCGGCGAGGACAGCTGGATCCTGGAGATCGCCGTGATCGACGTGGCCCACCTGGACGCGGTGGTCACCAAGTTCTGCATCCTGACCGAGACCTCGACCTGCATCGTGCTGAACGCGCCGCGCGAGAACGCGCCCCTGCTGCCGGCGCGGCGCGAGAACATCCGGCCCACCATCCGCAAGGTGACCGGCCGGTGA
- a CDS encoding arsenate reductase ArsC: MTADQRPLNVLFLCTHNSARSILAEAVLNHIGQGRFKAFSAGSSPRENQRPNPLALQVLERAGISTAGLRSKSWDGFGGEGAPPMDLVITVCDNAAGEACPYWPGAPATAHWGYPDPSEVQGTPEERLEAFRRTLHAVRHRLELLVNLPPERLDRTVLQQSARDLARPS; this comes from the coding sequence ATGACCGCCGACCAGCGACCCCTGAACGTCCTGTTCCTGTGCACGCACAACTCCGCGCGCAGCATCCTGGCCGAAGCCGTGCTGAACCACATCGGCCAGGGCCGCTTCAAGGCTTTCTCGGCCGGCAGCAGCCCGCGCGAGAACCAGCGGCCCAATCCATTGGCGCTGCAGGTGCTCGAGCGCGCCGGCATCTCCACTGCCGGACTGCGCAGCAAGAGCTGGGATGGGTTCGGCGGCGAAGGTGCCCCGCCCATGGATCTGGTGATCACCGTGTGCGACAACGCCGCAGGCGAGGCCTGCCCTTATTGGCCGGGCGCGCCCGCCACCGCGCACTGGGGCTACCCGGACCCTTCCGAGGTGCAGGGCACGCCCGAAGAGCGGCTGGAAGCGTTCCGCCGGACCCTGCACGCGGTCCGCCACCGGCTGGAGCTGCTGGTGAACCTGCCGCCCGAGCGGCTGGACCGCACGGTGCTGCAGCAGTCGGCCCGCGACCTGGCCCGCCCGTCCTGA
- a CDS encoding GNAT family N-acetyltransferase: MNELPNPTLPLSPVSLPRGSLHRPAADAAAPGPGPVAVAWARHQDEVRQAQRLRFQVFAGEMGARLDTWLPGHDVDLFDDYCEHLLVRETGTGQVIGTYRVLTPAQARRVGSFYSDTEFDLTRLRQLRGRMVELGRSCVHPQHRHGGVILALWGALFEFMVRNRLDTMIGCASIPMLHEGAVSGDMAASIWAQLQRTHLAPIELQVRPRLPLPVERLDASLPVEPPALIKGYLRLGAKVLGAPAWDPDFNTADLPMLMRVGDLPARYHRHFLGG, translated from the coding sequence GTGAACGAACTGCCCAACCCGACGCTGCCGCTGTCACCCGTGTCGCTGCCCCGGGGGTCGCTTCACCGGCCGGCTGCGGATGCTGCTGCGCCGGGGCCGGGCCCGGTGGCCGTGGCCTGGGCGCGGCACCAGGACGAGGTGAGGCAGGCACAGCGCCTCAGGTTCCAGGTGTTCGCCGGCGAGATGGGTGCCCGCCTGGACACCTGGCTGCCCGGCCACGACGTCGACCTGTTCGATGACTACTGCGAGCACCTGCTGGTGCGCGAGACCGGAACCGGCCAGGTGATCGGCACCTACCGCGTGCTCACGCCGGCGCAGGCGCGGCGCGTGGGAAGCTTCTACAGCGACACCGAGTTCGACCTCACGCGGCTGCGCCAGCTGCGCGGGCGCATGGTCGAGCTGGGGCGCAGCTGCGTGCACCCGCAGCACCGGCACGGCGGCGTGATCCTGGCGCTGTGGGGTGCGCTGTTCGAGTTCATGGTGCGCAACCGGCTGGACACCATGATCGGCTGCGCCAGCATCCCCATGCTGCACGAGGGCGCGGTGAGCGGCGACATGGCCGCCAGCATCTGGGCGCAGCTGCAGCGCACGCACCTGGCGCCCATCGAACTGCAGGTGCGGCCCCGGCTGCCGCTGCCGGTCGAGCGGCTCGACGCCAGCCTGCCGGTGGAGCCGCCCGCCCTGATCAAGGGCTACCTGCGGCTGGGCGCCAAGGTGCTGGGCGCGCCGGCCTGGGACCCGGACTTCAACACCGCCGACCTGCCGATGCTGATGCGCGTCGGCGACCTGCCGGCGCGCTACCACCGGCATTTCCTGGGCGGCTGA
- a CDS encoding M14 family zinc carboxypeptidase, translating into MAHKHLPEIEQLERIVALGGAALRCETRWLPEGLGVPALPLHLVTLGATDPQAPAVGYFGGVHGLERIGTDVVLAWLHSVVARLSWDTALHQQLERVRLVFVPVVNPGGMLRGTRANPRDVDLMRNAPVDALEPVPWLAGGQRLSRRLPWYRGSAGAPMEAESAALCAWVERELHGRPFSLALDCHSGFGMRDRVWFPFACRRDPMPHLAQVHALQAIFEASNSHHAYVFEPQSRQYLAHGDLWDHLYLRACERPGTVFLPLTLEMGSWLWVKKNPRQLFSRSGIFNPQIAHRHRRVLRRHLPLLDFAMRAAAASPSWLPTGDAADRHRQAALARWWGAGGTEA; encoded by the coding sequence GTGGCACACAAGCACCTTCCCGAGATCGAGCAGCTGGAACGCATCGTCGCGCTGGGTGGAGCCGCGCTCCGCTGCGAGACGCGGTGGCTGCCGGAAGGGCTGGGCGTGCCGGCACTGCCCCTGCACCTGGTGACGCTGGGCGCCACCGATCCCCAGGCGCCCGCGGTCGGCTACTTCGGCGGGGTGCACGGCCTGGAGCGCATAGGCACCGATGTCGTGCTGGCCTGGCTGCACAGCGTCGTGGCGCGGCTGTCCTGGGACACGGCGCTGCACCAGCAGCTGGAGCGCGTCCGCCTGGTGTTCGTGCCGGTGGTGAACCCCGGCGGCATGCTGCGCGGCACCCGCGCCAACCCGCGCGACGTGGACCTGATGCGCAACGCACCGGTGGACGCGCTGGAGCCGGTGCCCTGGCTGGCCGGCGGGCAGCGGCTGTCGCGCCGGCTGCCCTGGTACCGCGGCTCCGCCGGCGCGCCCATGGAGGCGGAGAGCGCCGCGCTGTGTGCCTGGGTGGAGCGCGAGCTGCACGGCCGGCCGTTCAGCCTGGCGCTGGACTGCCACTCGGGCTTCGGCATGCGCGACCGGGTGTGGTTCCCCTTCGCCTGCCGACGCGACCCCATGCCCCACCTGGCGCAGGTGCACGCGCTGCAGGCGATCTTCGAGGCCAGCAACAGCCACCACGCCTACGTGTTCGAGCCGCAGAGCCGCCAGTACCTGGCGCACGGCGACCTGTGGGACCACCTCTACCTGCGCGCCTGCGAGCGGCCGGGCACGGTGTTCCTGCCGCTGACGCTGGAGATGGGCTCCTGGCTGTGGGTCAAGAAGAACCCACGCCAGCTGTTCTCGCGCAGCGGCATCTTCAACCCGCAGATCGCGCACCGCCACCGGCGCGTGCTGCGGCGCCATCTGCCGCTGCTGGACTTCGCCATGCGCGCGGCGGCCGCGAGCCCGTCCTGGCTGCCGACCGGTGATGCGGCGGACCGGCACCGGCAGGCGGCGCTGGCACGCTGGTGGGGCGCGGGCGGCACCGAAGCATGA
- a CDS encoding aquaporin, translating to MAPLRRAAAAEFVGTALLLCAVIGSGIMAERLAGGNMAVALLANTLATVFALFVLIEVLGPVSGAHFNPVVTLVLVGLRLWHGPWRAAMLYIACQLAGAVAGAWLAHAMFEVDILQFSAKLRGDWDLGGRFTGWGQWLAEAVAAAGLVVVVLGAPQGRAAGLVACYIGAAYWFTASTSFANPAAVLGRMFSDSFAGIAPASAPGFVLAQLAGGLTGAALASRVLGFRAR from the coding sequence ATGGCACCGCTGCGACGCGCCGCGGCCGCCGAGTTCGTCGGAACGGCCCTGCTGCTGTGCGCCGTGATCGGTTCGGGAATCATGGCCGAGCGCCTGGCCGGGGGCAACATGGCCGTGGCGCTGCTGGCCAACACCCTGGCCACCGTGTTCGCCCTGTTCGTGCTGATCGAGGTGCTGGGGCCGGTCAGCGGGGCGCATTTCAATCCGGTGGTCACCCTGGTGCTGGTCGGCCTGCGCCTGTGGCACGGCCCCTGGCGCGCGGCCATGCTGTACATCGCCTGCCAGCTCGCCGGCGCGGTGGCCGGCGCCTGGCTGGCCCATGCGATGTTCGAAGTCGACATCCTGCAGTTCAGCGCCAAGCTTCGCGGCGACTGGGACCTCGGCGGCCGCTTCACGGGCTGGGGCCAATGGCTGGCCGAGGCGGTGGCGGCGGCCGGCCTGGTCGTGGTCGTGCTGGGCGCGCCGCAGGGCAGGGCCGCGGGCCTGGTGGCCTGCTACATCGGCGCGGCCTACTGGTTCACCGCCAGCACCTCGTTCGCCAACCCGGCGGCGGTGCTGGGCCGCATGTTCAGCGACAGCTTCGCCGGCATCGCGCCGGCCAGCGCGCCCGGCTTCGTGCTGGCCCAGCTGGCGGGCGGCCTGACGGGCGCCGCGCTGGCCAGCCGGGTCCTGGGATTCAGGGCGCGGTAG
- a CDS encoding SixA phosphatase family protein, which translates to MDLILWRHAEAEDAAEGTDDLARALTARGSKQAARVAGWLDRVLPEGARILCSPARRCEQTALALGRKYKLSPELAPDTTPARLLEAAQWPHARQAVLVVGHQPVLGQAIAQLLGLQQDSCAIRKGAVWWIRTRERDGHEQAVVVAVQAPELL; encoded by the coding sequence ATGGACCTGATCCTGTGGCGCCACGCCGAGGCCGAGGACGCGGCCGAAGGCACGGACGACCTGGCGCGCGCGCTCACGGCGCGCGGCAGCAAGCAGGCCGCACGCGTCGCGGGCTGGCTGGACCGCGTGCTGCCCGAGGGCGCGCGCATCCTGTGCAGTCCCGCCCGGCGCTGCGAGCAGACGGCGCTGGCGCTGGGCCGCAAGTACAAGCTGAGCCCGGAACTGGCGCCCGACACCACGCCGGCGCGGCTGCTGGAGGCGGCGCAATGGCCGCACGCCCGGCAGGCGGTGCTGGTGGTGGGCCACCAGCCGGTGCTGGGGCAGGCCATCGCCCAGCTGCTGGGCCTGCAGCAGGACAGCTGCGCGATCCGCAAGGGCGCCGTGTGGTGGATCCGCACCCGCGAGCGCGACGGGCACGAGCAGGCCGTCGTGGTGGCCGTGCAGGCGCCGGAACTGCTGTAA
- the aceA gene encoding isocitrate lyase has translation MTNWTHLSRDQQIAQLEKDWAENPRWKGIKRGYSAADVVRLRGSLQVEHTLAKRGAEKLWSLINTEPFVNSLGALTGNQAMQQVKAGLKAIYLSGWQVAGDANSNGEMYPDQSLYSVDSVPKVVKKINATFARADQIQWSEGKGPGDQGYVDYFAPIVADAEAGFGGVLNAFELMKAMIEAGAAGVHFEDQLAAAKKCGHMGGKVLVPTREAVSKLVAARLAADVMGTPTVLLARTDAEAADLVTSDVDANDQPFFTGERTVEGFYRSRNGIEQAISRGLAYAEYADLIWCETGTPDLAFAKQFADAIHARFPGKLLAYNCSPSFNWKKNLDDATIAKFQKELGAMGYKFQFITLAGFHSLNYSMFNLAYGYARNNMSAFVELQQAEFAAAEKGFTAVKHQREVGTGYFDAVTTTIEANASTAALKGSTEDAQFFDEKKAA, from the coding sequence ATGACGAACTGGACCCACCTCTCCCGCGACCAGCAGATCGCCCAGCTCGAAAAGGACTGGGCCGAGAACCCGCGCTGGAAAGGCATCAAGCGCGGCTACAGCGCGGCCGACGTGGTGCGGCTGCGCGGCTCGCTGCAGGTCGAGCACACGCTGGCCAAGCGAGGCGCCGAGAAGCTGTGGAGCCTGATCAACACCGAGCCCTTCGTCAACTCGCTGGGCGCGCTCACCGGCAACCAGGCCATGCAGCAGGTCAAGGCCGGCCTGAAGGCCATCTACCTGTCGGGCTGGCAGGTGGCCGGCGACGCCAACAGCAACGGCGAGATGTACCCCGACCAGTCGCTGTACTCGGTGGACTCCGTGCCCAAGGTCGTCAAGAAGATCAACGCCACCTTCGCCCGCGCCGACCAGATCCAGTGGAGCGAAGGCAAGGGCCCCGGCGACCAGGGCTACGTCGACTACTTCGCGCCCATCGTGGCCGACGCCGAGGCCGGCTTCGGCGGCGTGCTCAACGCCTTCGAGCTGATGAAGGCCATGATCGAGGCCGGCGCCGCCGGCGTGCACTTCGAGGACCAGCTGGCCGCCGCCAAGAAGTGCGGCCACATGGGCGGCAAGGTGCTGGTGCCCACCCGCGAGGCCGTCTCCAAGCTGGTGGCCGCCCGCCTGGCGGCCGACGTGATGGGCACGCCCACCGTGCTGCTGGCCCGCACCGACGCCGAGGCCGCCGACCTGGTGACCAGCGACGTGGACGCCAACGACCAGCCCTTCTTCACCGGCGAGCGCACGGTGGAGGGCTTCTACCGCAGCAGGAACGGCATCGAGCAGGCCATCAGCCGCGGCCTGGCCTATGCCGAGTACGCCGACCTGATCTGGTGCGAGACCGGCACGCCCGACCTGGCCTTCGCCAAGCAGTTCGCCGACGCCATCCACGCCAGGTTCCCCGGCAAGCTGCTGGCCTACAACTGCTCGCCGTCCTTCAACTGGAAGAAGAACCTGGACGACGCCACTATCGCCAAGTTCCAGAAGGAGCTGGGCGCCATGGGCTACAAGTTCCAGTTCATCACGCTGGCCGGCTTCCACAGCCTGAACTACTCGATGTTCAACCTGGCCTACGGCTACGCGCGCAACAACATGAGCGCCTTCGTGGAGCTGCAGCAGGCCGAGTTCGCCGCCGCCGAGAAGGGCTTTACCGCGGTCAAGCACCAGCGCGAGGTCGGCACCGGCTACTTCGATGCGGTGACCACCACCATCGAGGCCAACGCGTCCACCGCGGCGCTCAAGGGCTCGACCGAGGACGCGCAGTTCTTCGACGAGAAGAAAGCCGCGTAA
- a CDS encoding ArsR/SmtB family transcription factor → MNDEQALAALAALAQAQRLRIFRALVVAGPDGLTPGAMAEQLGLAPSALSFHLKELARSALASVQPQGRHLVYRADFDAMSGLMAYLTEHCCKGAACAVAPVACAPVPSRKKR, encoded by the coding sequence ATGAACGACGAACAAGCCCTGGCCGCCCTGGCCGCCTTGGCACAAGCCCAGCGGCTGCGTATTTTCCGCGCACTGGTGGTGGCCGGCCCCGACGGCCTCACGCCCGGCGCGATGGCCGAGCAGCTGGGGCTGGCGCCCAGCGCGCTGTCCTTCCATTTGAAGGAGCTGGCGCGCTCGGCGCTGGCCAGCGTGCAGCCGCAAGGCCGGCACCTGGTGTACCGGGCGGACTTCGACGCGATGTCCGGCCTGATGGCCTACCTGACCGAACACTGCTGCAAAGGCGCCGCCTGTGCCGTGGCGCCTGTGGCCTGCGCCCCCGTACCTTCGAGGAAGAAGCGATGA
- a CDS encoding MFS transporter produces the protein MNERTATVARIGTAVTIAYASTYYLPAIVAPAMAADTGVATTTVFLAFSAALTVAALAGPMAGRLVDRRGGRRVLAGNSLVFAAGLGGLALAQGPVGLFAAWLVIGLAMAAGLYESAFSTLVRLYGSQARPAITGVTLIAGFASTVGWPLTAWLQAAGGWRSACAAWAALHLCIALPLYLSLPRDPAPAAAAIPAAAADTPATRPRAPASAAWLLAFVFGASWFVSTAMAAHLPRVLQSGGVTLAAAVGFAALVGPAQVAGRLLEYGLLRRWSPLASARLASLGHLVGACAFLAVGAPAGAAFALLHGAGNGIMTIANGTLPLLLFGPHGYGERQGLLMMPARFAQALAPFAFGLALDAWGMPALVLSMALGAASFAALAALRAPRA, from the coding sequence ATGAACGAGCGCACCGCCACGGTCGCCAGGATCGGCACCGCGGTGACGATCGCCTACGCCTCCACCTACTACCTGCCGGCCATCGTGGCGCCGGCCATGGCCGCGGACACGGGCGTGGCCACCACCACGGTGTTCCTGGCCTTTTCGGCCGCGCTCACGGTGGCGGCACTGGCGGGCCCGATGGCCGGCCGGCTGGTGGACCGCCGCGGCGGGCGCCGGGTGCTGGCCGGCAACAGCCTGGTGTTCGCCGCGGGCCTGGGGGGGCTGGCGCTGGCCCAGGGGCCGGTGGGGCTGTTCGCGGCCTGGCTGGTGATCGGCCTGGCCATGGCCGCCGGCCTCTACGAATCGGCGTTCTCGACCCTGGTGCGGCTGTATGGCAGCCAGGCGCGGCCGGCGATCACCGGCGTGACGCTGATCGCCGGGTTCGCCAGCACGGTGGGATGGCCGCTCACCGCCTGGCTGCAGGCCGCGGGCGGCTGGCGAAGCGCGTGTGCGGCCTGGGCCGCGCTGCACCTGTGCATCGCCCTGCCCCTGTACCTGTCGCTGCCCCGGGACCCCGCCCCGGCCGCGGCCGCAATCCCCGCGGCTGCGGCCGACACCCCGGCCACCAGGCCGCGTGCGCCGGCATCGGCGGCCTGGCTGCTGGCCTTCGTGTTCGGCGCCTCCTGGTTCGTCAGTACCGCGATGGCGGCGCACCTTCCCCGCGTGCTGCAGTCCGGCGGTGTCACCCTGGCTGCGGCCGTCGGCTTCGCCGCACTGGTCGGGCCGGCGCAGGTGGCGGGCCGGCTGCTGGAATACGGGCTGCTGCGCCGCTGGAGCCCGCTGGCCTCGGCGCGCCTGGCGTCCCTGGGGCACCTGGTGGGCGCCTGCGCCTTCCTGGCGGTGGGCGCACCGGCCGGCGCCGCGTTCGCCCTGCTGCACGGCGCGGGCAACGGGATCATGACCATCGCCAACGGCACGCTGCCGCTGCTGCTGTTCGGCCCGCACGGGTACGGCGAGCGCCAGGGGCTGCTGATGATGCCCGCCCGTTTCGCCCAGGCGCTGGCGCCGTTCGCCTTCGGACTGGCCCTGGATGCCTGGGGCATGCCGGCGCTGGTGCTGTCGATGGCGCTGGGAGCCGCCAGCTTCGCCGCGCTGGCCGCCTTGCGCGCGCCGCGCGCATGA
- a CDS encoding alpha/beta fold hydrolase, which yields MSTWLLLRGLARESGHWGGFPGLLQQRLGPGHEVRTIDLPGCGTRWQEASPTRVAAIARACRAAHAAQGGGTPVVLVALSLGGMVALEWARQAPAEVAGGVLINTSLRGVSPFWHRLRPANYPRLLSLLRPGVDALARERAILSMTSAQPQRQAQAPSCWAALARERPLSPGNAVRQLLAAVRFTAAPHPPPAPWLLLCSAGDRLVSPRCSHQLATRWRLPLLEHPWAGHDLPLDDPDWLLERLTAWAEDLPAAS from the coding sequence ATGAGCACCTGGCTGCTGCTGCGCGGACTGGCGCGCGAGTCCGGCCACTGGGGCGGGTTCCCCGGCCTGCTGCAGCAGCGGCTGGGGCCCGGCCACGAGGTGCGCACCATCGACCTGCCGGGCTGCGGCACGCGCTGGCAGGAGGCCAGCCCCACCCGGGTGGCGGCGATCGCGCGTGCCTGCCGGGCGGCCCACGCGGCGCAGGGCGGTGGCACGCCGGTGGTGCTGGTGGCGCTGTCGCTGGGCGGCATGGTGGCGCTGGAGTGGGCGCGCCAGGCACCCGCCGAGGTGGCCGGCGGTGTGCTGATCAACACCAGCCTGCGCGGGGTGAGCCCGTTCTGGCACCGCCTGCGGCCGGCCAACTACCCGCGGCTGCTGTCGCTGCTGCGCCCCGGCGTCGACGCGCTGGCACGCGAGCGCGCTATCCTGTCCATGACGAGCGCGCAGCCGCAACGCCAAGCCCAGGCGCCGTCGTGCTGGGCGGCGCTGGCCCGCGAGCGGCCCTTGTCGCCCGGCAACGCGGTGCGGCAGCTGCTGGCGGCCGTCCGCTTCACCGCCGCGCCGCATCCGCCACCCGCGCCCTGGTTGCTGCTTTGCTCCGCGGGCGACCGGCTGGTGTCGCCGCGGTGCTCGCACCAGCTGGCCACGCGCTGGCGTCTGCCCTTGCTCGAGCACCCCTGGGCCGGCCACGACCTGCCGCTGGACGATCCCGACTGGCTGCTGGAGCGGCTGACGGCATGGGCCGAGGACCTGCCCGCGGCGTCATGA